In one Oncorhynchus masou masou isolate Uvic2021 chromosome 23, UVic_Omas_1.1, whole genome shotgun sequence genomic region, the following are encoded:
- the LOC135510539 gene encoding uncharacterized protein LOC135510539, giving the protein MTSLHMRIYHQRRNYTITQLFLIFLLMFKTGSLAKISQSDVLKTFLAGDRVHLECLMSEEDGNYYNWIKIIIGQAPVLVLSLYTHSNTAKFFGEFNNNPRYMATKNGTSFVLTISDARPSDMGMYYCASRDYDALIFGKGVFLMYGDVDSRNQHLTQQPVSESVQPGDSVTLNCTIHTKTCSGDHSVYWFRHSSGESHPGIIYTQGDGSDQCEKSPETGSPTQRCVYNLPKRNLILSDAGTYYCAVASCGEILFGNGTKLDVGGPADLVDPKLLALIVSNILSLIAVVVLICVRRKKGLPQHPQSGVTAPSCPNKERDEGEELNYAAMSFSSRKSKRRAEPERQTRATDINVVYSGVKGHHEWNWDS; this is encoded by the exons ATGACTAGTCTACACATGAGAATCTATCATcagagaaggaattatacaataACCCAACTGTTCCTCATATTTTTACTGATGTTTAAAACAG GGTCTCTTGCTAAAATCAGCCAGAGCGATGTCTTAAAGACGTTCCTGGCTGGAGACAGAGTTCATTTGGAATGCCTCATGTCAGAAGAAGATGGCAACTACTACAACTGGATCAAGATAATAATAGGACAAGCCCCAGTATTGGTGCTGTCTCTTTACACTCACTCCAACACTGCAAAGTTCTTTGGAGAGTTTAACAACAACCCCCGGTATATGGCAACGAAGAATGGAACCAGTTTTGTGCTGACTATTTCAGATGCTAGACCATCAGatatggggatgtattactgtgctTCACGCGATTACGATGCATTGATCTTCGGGAAGGGTGTGTTTCTGATGTATGGGG ATGTAGATTCCAGGAACCAACATCTTACTCAGCAGCCTGTGTCTGAGTCGGTCCAGCCAGGAGACTCTGTGACTTTGAACTGTACAATACACACTAAGACCTGTTCAGGAGATCACAGTGTCTATTGGTTCAGACATAGTTCAGGAGAATCCCATCCAGGAATCATTTACACCCAAGGAGACGGGAGTGATCAGTGTGAGAAGAGCCCTGAGACTGGGTCTCCTACACAGAGATGTGTCTACAACCTCCCCAAGAGGAACCTCATCCTCTCTGATGCTGGGACGtactactgtgctgtggcctcaTGTGGGGAGATACTGTTTGGGAACGGGACCAAGCTGGATGTTGGAG GCCCTGCTGATCTGGTGGACCCCAAGCTCCTGGCTCTAATCGTATCCAACATCTTGAGCTTGATCGCAGTCGTTGTCCTCATCTGTGTGAGAAGGAAGAAAG GTTTGCCTCAACATCCTCAAAGTGGTGTTACAGCCCCTTCCTGTCCTAACAAGGAG agagatgagggagaggagctgAACTATGCTGCCATGAGTTTCTCCTCGAGGAAGTCCAAGAGGAGAGcagaaccagagagacagaccagagcgaCGGACATCAATGTGGTTTACTCTGGAGTGAAAGGTCATCATGAGTGGAACTGGGATTCATGA